A genomic segment from Torulaspora delbrueckii CBS 1146 chromosome 3, complete genome encodes:
- the RAD50 gene encoding MRX complex DNA-binding subunit (similar to Saccharomyces cerevisiae RAD50 (YNL250W); ancestral locus Anc_1.110): protein MSAIYKLSIQGIRSFDSNDRETIEFGKPLTLIVGSNGSGKTTIIECLKYATSGDLPPNSKGGAFVHDPKITGDKDIRAQVKLAFTSANNLNMIVTRNIQLLVKKTTTTFKTLEGQLVIVNGNGNRNTLSTRSVELDTQVPLYMGVPKAILEYVIFCHQEDSLWPLSEPSNLKKKFDEIFQAMKFTKALDSLKGIKKDMSVDIKLLKQSVEHLRVDRDRSKATQVNISQLESKIASYQQEVKNIEEQLTDITEQSDRLFKSNQDFQKVLSMSENLKNNRESIKDQIKRLSSAIDLIDLPKPALEQLLFNFSSSLHEKEEEVMRLEAVVKSMKSHAIELQNDCNVLIRRQGELTANKVTHERNLETLKHMEQDLTNAYGASFGDKTTGDNITGQLKSIRDKLEQERNEFVSGGDKELKDLNKELSDAKHAAIVQSERLEYNKKDTIKLASEINRLGTELTVLEFTNEDLNNEKESLNKFTEKLKDLEKQDNISNINLQIKEKNNKMIILENDLETLQGRISKTSEQADLFAKLSFIKKAIQEKRQELQRRIEGFQIDSVAKKLNLNYGPDIDIEFKKSYLDLQKNFTNKRQKFQVADKKYTEVSLKLTQVENELKDNEILASNLAKKLSNSLPEDCPIEEYDDAVVESDLSYRTALENLKMHQTTVEFNKKALEVAEREDSCYLCSRKFETEQFRSSLLAKLRVKVDSRFEQTLKSTLKDEKEYLDTLRSLKEDILALKTAKNKIVELKSSMVGIVKKVEELKKEKDEYEIDNNKMEEDKKYVEGELRSTVEYFTRTKREVKHLEEQSKTISDELALYGTVEDGVKTVDELQIAQREKNEQLRTLRKEINHLQGQKETKSAEFTRLLSLIKERNSKVGEIERALSVRENIESDIAAKNAQVETLRASLQTLERGMEGQSEKVREIEGRLNNKKQIFDTEFNKLNDSLTVMDKRLNEFARIQSEIDSFKSEGLQALDVCARQLTEFQEKMNDLNENIESKNKELAEGTRKLRDSTNEKRNLKQNIEMLGLRSSLGEIEREISNLDVRNAEAERDKYQQESLRLRNRFEKLSSENAGKLGEIKQLQNQIQAFTLQLRTDYKDVDSDYHKKWVELQTRTFVTDDIDTYSKALDSAIMKYHGLKMQDINRIIDELWKRTYSGTDVDSIQIRSDEVSSNVKGKSYNYRVVMYKQDAELDMRGRCSAGQKVLASIIIRLALSETFGVNCGVIALDEPTTNLDEENIESLAKSLSNIIEMRRHQKNFQLIVITHDEKFLNHMDASQFTDHFFRVKRDDRQKSQIEWVDINKVTN from the coding sequence ATGAGTGCTATCTACAAACTTTCCATCCAGGGTATTCGTTCTTTTGACTCTAATGATCGAGAAACGATAGAGTTTGGTAAGCCTTTGACACTTATCGTTGGTAGTAATGGGTCGGGGAAGACGACTATCATAGAATGTCTCAAGTATGCTACTTCAGGGGATTTACCACCTAATAGTAAAGGTGGAGCGTTTGTTCATGATCCCAAGATCACAGGTGATAAGGATATCAGAGCACAGGTGAAACTCGCGTTCACTAGTGCAAATAATTTGAATATGATTGTTACTAGAAACATTCAACTGCTTGTAAAGAAGACTACGACTACGTTCAAGACTCTAGAGGGTCAATTGGTGATTGTGAATGGCAATGGAAATCGTAACACGTTGAGTACGCGGTCTGTAGAGTTGGACACACAGGTACCACTTTATATGGGGGTCCCCAAGGCTATCTTAGAGTATGTCATCTTTTGTCATCAGGAAGATAGTTTATGGCCTTTGAGTGAGCCATCGAATCTaaaaaagaagtttgatgaaattttccaagCAATGAAGTTTACAAAAGCTTTGGACAGTCTGAAAGGAATCAAAAAGGATATGTCAGTAGATATAAAGCTCCTGAAACAGTCTGTTGAACATCTGAGGGTCGACCGAGATCGATCCAAGGCTACCCAGGTCAATATCTCACAGCTCGAGTCGAAAATTGCGTCCTATCAACAAGAGGTAAAGAATATAGAAGAACAATTGACCGATATCACGGAGCAATCAGACAGATTGTTCAAGTCAAACCAGGATTTTCAGAAAGTTTTGTCAATGTCggaaaacttgaagaacaatCGTGAATCTATAAAGGACCAAATAAAAAGATTAAGCAGTGCCATCGACCTGATTGACTTACCAAAACCAGCGCTTGAGCAACTgctgttcaatttctcaagttCACTGCAtgagaaggaggaagaagtgaTGAGATTAGAAGCCGTGGTGAAGTCCATGAAATCGCATGCGATCGAGTTACAAAACGATTGTAATGTGCTTATTCGAAGACAAGGTGAATTAACAGCAAATAAGGTCACGCatgagagaaatttggagaCACTAAAGCATATGGAACAAGATCTAACCAATGCCTATGGTGCATCGTTTGGCGATAAGACGACTGGTGACAACATTACGGGTCAACTTAAGTCCATCAGAGACAAACTTGAGCAGGAAAGGAATGAATTCGTTAGTGGTGGGGATAAAGAGCTGAAAGATCTCAACAAAGAGCTATCGGATGCCAAACACGCTGCAATTGTTCAGAGCGAAAGGCTGGAATATAATAAGAAGGACACAATAAAGTTGGCTAGTGAAATAAATCGCCTTGGAACTGAATTGACTGTGTTGGAATTTACGAACGAAGACTTGAATAACGAAAAGGAATCCCTCAACAAGTTCACTGAAAAACTGAAAGATCTGGAGAAACAGGATAACATAAGCAACATtaatcttcaaataaaagagaaaaaCAATAAGATGATCattttggaaaatgatTTGGAAACCTTACAGGGACGGATATCAAAAACTAGCGAGCAGGCAGACCTTTTCGCGAAACTATCATTCATAAAGAAGGCAATACAGGAAAAAAGGCAGGaattacaaagaaggatCGAAGGTTTTCAGATAGATTCTGTGGCTAAAAAGTTGAACTTAAACTACGGTCCTGACATTGATATTgaattcaaaaaatcatATCtcgatttgcaaaagaacTTCACAAACAAGAGACAAAAATTTCAGGTTGCGGACAAAAAGTATACGGAAGTGTCTCTTAAGCTTACTCAAGTGGAAAATGAATTAAAGGATAACGAAATCTTGGCATCTAACCTAGCTAAAAAACTATCAAATTCGCTACCTGAGGATTGCcctattgaagaatatgatgaCGCTGTTGTCGAGTCAGATTTGTCGTACAGAACAGCACTAGAGAATTTAAAGATGCACCAAACAACAGTTGAGTTCAACAAAAAAGCGTTAGAAGTTGCAGAAAGGGAAGACTCATGCTACTTATGCTCTAGAAAGTTCGAAACTGAACAATTCAGGAGTTCATTACTTGCAAAGCTTAGAGTCAAAGTGGATTCTAGGTTTGAGCAAACTCTTAAAAGtactttgaaggatgaaaaGGAATATCTGGATACATTAAGAAGTTTGAAGGAAGATATTCTTGCGCTTAAGACAGCGAAAAACAAGATAGTAGAACTCAAGAGTAGTATGGTTGGTATTGTTAAAAAggttgaagagttgaagaaagagaaagacgAGTATGAAATAGATAACAATAAAATGGAAGAAGACAAAAAGTACGTCGAGGGCGAGCTGAGATCTACTGTAGAGTATTTCACCAGAACTAAACGAGAGGTAAAGCACCTTGAAGAACAGTCTAAAACTATTTCGGACGAATTAGCATTATATGGGACGGTGGAAGATGGCGTTAAAACTGTCGATGAGCTGCAAATTgctcaaagagaaaagaatgaaCAACTGCGTACACTGAGAAAGGAAATAAATCATTTGCAAGGCCAGAAGGAAACAAAGTCAGCTGAGTTTACGAGGCTCCTCAGcctcatcaaagaaaggaaCTCAAAGGTTGGGGAGATCGAAAGAGCATTGTCTGTGAGAGAAAATATCGAAAGTGACATTGCGGCAAAGAACGCACAAGTAGAAACCCTCAGGGCTAGTCTTCAGACTTTGGAAAGAGGAATGGAGGGGCAAAGTGAAAAAGTTCGGGAGATTGAAGGAAGGCTCAATAACAAAAAACAGATTTTTGATACTGAATTTAATAAACTCAATGACTCTTTGACAGTAATGGATAAGCGGCTTAATGAGTTTGCAAGAATACAAAGTGAGATTGACAGCTTCAAGTCTGAAGGTCTCCAGGCTCTCGACGTTTGTGCAAGACAGCTGACTGAATTTCAGGAAAAGATGAATGATCTGAATGAGAATATTGAGAGTAAAAATAAAGAACTGGCGGAAGGAACCAGAAAACTCCGAGATTCAACCAatgaaaagagaaatttgaagcAAAACATTGAGATGCTGGGCTTGAGATCTTCCTTGGGTGAAATCGAGCGCGAAATATCTAATCTGGATGTTCGAAATGCTGAGGCTGAACGTGATAAATACCAACAAGAGTCGCTTCGCCTACGGAACCGCTTCGAAAAGTTAAGTTCTGAGAATGCTGGTAAGCTAGGTGAAATCAAGCAACTGCAAAaccaaattcaagcatTTACTCTTCAACTGAGGACGGACTATAAAGATGTCGACAGTGACTATCATAAGAAATGGGTTGAATTGCAAACAAGAACTTTTGTCACAGATGATATTGACACGTATTCAAAAGCTTTAGATAGTGCTATCATGAAATATCATGGTCTGAAGATGCAAGACATCAACAGAATCATCGATGAGCTCTGGAAGCGTACGTACAGTGGCACCGATGTTGACTCGATTCAGATAAGATCTGATGAGGTTAGTAGCAATGTGAAGGGTAAATCATACAACTACAGGGTGGTCATGTATAAGCAAGATGCCGAGCTGGATATGAGAGGCAGGTGCTCTGCTGGTCAGAAAGTTCTGGCATCTATCATTATAAGATTGGCTTTATCAGAGACGTTCGGTGTTAACTGTGGTGTGATTGCTCTGGATGAACCTACCACGaaccttgatgaagagaacATAGAGAGCCTGGCTAAATCCCTGAGCAATATCATTGAGATGAGAAGGCATCAGAAGAATTTCCAATTGATTGTTATCACtcatgatgaaaagtttctcaaTCATATGGACGCTTCACAGTTCACTGATCATTTCTTTAGGGTTAAGAGAGATGATAGacaaaaatctcaaatcGAGTGGGTTGATATTAATAAAGTCACTAATTGA
- the RPA49 gene encoding DNA-directed RNA polymerase I subunit RPA49 (similar to Saccharomyces cerevisiae RPA49 (YNL248C); ancestral locus Anc_1.112) translates to MMSNKRSITTVEIEEYQDHPSVAVSSLFKGVRVPEDTKFELYRKKSSKGAFVLHGENDRLEYEGSTDSNSTDANQYVVGVYNPSKKAIQLYKAPVIDSKVISKSCKNLSGPKIKSQKEIRNSVLRNALGEAFGTKKAKKAIADLERNRVDSDKLVDSAIDIVDSVRTAAKGLPSRQELEDKITLDRPTPVANVDATDVEQIYPVENIIPKREWQFIRVGAFLKENDPEKRLEMLPYTKSQYISKKLPTLTQAAQTTKLQLLYYLSLLLGIYENRRVNNKVKLLERLNSPPEMLLDGVLERFTISKASQIGRSKDRSFVIDPQNEDKLLCHILILVMHLHNFIVEISPLAKELALKPSKVVSLFRVIGAVVKGATVAQAEAFGIPKSSASTYKIATLKVPFKLPQMTRRGRAPR, encoded by the coding sequence ATGATGTCTAACAAACGTAGCATTACTACCGTGGAAATCGAGGAGTACCAGGATCACCCAAGTGTGGCAGTCAGCAGTTTATTCAAGGGTGTTCGTGTGCCTGAAGACACTAAATTTGAACTATACAGaaagaaatcttccaaaggTGCCTTTGTTCTGCACGGTGAAAATGACAGACTAGAGTATGAGGGATCCACGGATTCAAATTCTACAGACGCAAACCAATACGTCGTTGGTGTTTACAACCCAAGTAAGAAAGCTATTCAACTATACAAGGCTCCAGTAATTGACTCGAAAGTTATCTCTAAGAGTTGCAAGAACCTATCTGGtccaaagatcaaaagtCAAAAGGAAATAAGAAACTCCGTACTAAGAAATGCCTTGGGTGAAGCATTTGGTACTAAAAAAGCAAAGAAAGCCATCGCCGATCTTGAGAGAAACCGTGTTGATTCCGATAAACTGGTGGATTCTGCAATTGACATTGTTGATTCTGTCAGGACTGCTGCAAAGGGTTTGCCATCAAGACAAGAATTAGAAGACAAGATAACTCTGGACAGACCAACTCCAGTGGCTAACGTCGATGCTACAGACGTGGAACAAATCTACCCTGTTGAAAATATAATACCGAAGAGAGAATGGCAGTTTATTCGTGTAGGCGCATTCTTAAAGGAGAATGACCCTGAGAAAAGATTGGAGATGTTACCTTACACTAAATCTCAATACATCAGTAAGAAGTTGCCAACTTTGACCCAAGCAGCTCAGACAACTAAACTTCAATTATTATACTACCTTTCTTTACTATTAGGGATCTATGAAAACAGAAGGGTCAACAATAAAGTAAAACTATTAGAAAGGCTGAATTCACCACCAGAGATGTTGCTGGACGGTGTACTAGAGAGATTCACAATTTCCAAGGCCAGCCAAATTGGCAGATCGAAGGACAGGTCGTTTGTCATTGATCCACAAAATGAGGACAAATTATTATGTCATATTTTGATCCTCGTTATGCATTTACACAATTTCATTGTGGAGATTTCTCCATTGGCTAAGGAACTAGCAttgaaaccatcaaaagTTGTGAGTCTTTTCAGAGTGATTGGTGCGGTCGTAAAGGGAGCCACTGTTGCACAAGCTGAAGCTTTTGGAATTCCCAAGAGTTCTGCTTCAACCTACAAAATCGCTACATTGAAAGTTCCTTTCAAATTACCACAGAtgacaagaagaggaagagcCCCACGATAA
- the MPA43 gene encoding Mpa43p (similar to Saccharomyces cerevisiae MPA43 (YNL249C); ancestral locus Anc_1.111) — translation MKDAGIGIDLGSSSVRVGLFTLEDDLMVQCVKQKISYYYHGDSALWEYTQSTDEIMKVIERCLHDLKIDEYNIKSCGVSATCSMALFIKEHNHLEPFNTISGSHRQNVIFWMDNSSKTECKLLNNLCEKRLRDFMGGKFIPEMGIPKINRLINYLKSSDDLQNLSVVAMDLHRYLAYEIAKRFKWNFDRLLNTTNFNEIGHDGELSGWSSKFYIDTLKIPSNITIGPEPPLEDDFEYCKGIVASCIDCYSSWLSLCSPTPEESLFIVGGTSTCYLYATTRMKTIPGVWGPFTDILDNSNTYAVYEGGQSCTGKLIEHLLQTHPASSSIAKDDWPLLLEKIEQEISAIEEQTGRSIHFKTKHMFFYGDFQGNRTPYADPEMSGMTIGETTDVSFNNLILRYICILEFLAFQIKYMISIFNKAQGQDKITEIRICGSQAKNKRLLSLISLLHEGGTIKLPKTDVELSGVSGAFLLGKSALLNKSPLDLIQEKDDQKQVDIFETPSSINQPLSMLLEAKYEIHLDMAKQQLIYREMINKIPEISEH, via the coding sequence ATGAAAGATGCTGGTATTGGCATTGACCTGGGATCTTCTTCCGTTCGTGTAGGTCTCTtcactttggaagatgacCTAATGGTCCAATGTGTCAAGCAAAAGATATCTTACTACTATCACGGAGATTCCGCATTATGGGAGTACACTCAGAGTACAGATGAGATTATGAAAGTAATTGAAAGATGCTTACAcgatttgaagattgatgaatacAATATTAAATCATGTGGAGTTTCAGCGACTTGTTCAATGGcacttttcatcaaggaaCACAACCACTTAGAACCTTTCAACACAATAAGCGGAAGTCACCGCCAGAACGTTATCTTCTGGATGGACAATTCGTCAAAAACAGAGTGCAAACTACTCAACAACTTGTGTGAAAAAAGATTGAGAGATTTCATGGGAGGTAAATTTATCCCAGAGATGGGTATTCCAAAGATCAATCGTCTCATAAACTACTTGAAATCGTCagatgatcttcaaaatctttctgTTGTCGCCATGGACTTACACAGATACTTAGCATACGAGATTGCCAAGAGGTTTAAGTGGAATTTTGATAGGCTCCTCAATACTACAAACTTCAACGAAATTGGGCATGATGGAGAACTATCAGGATGGTCATCAAAATTCTATATTGATACGCTGAAAATACCTTCAAACATTACAATTGGTCCTGAGCCGCCTTTAGAGGACGATTTTGAGTATTGCAAAGGCATTGTCGCCAGTTGCATTGATTGCTATTCCAGCTGGCTGTCCTTATGTTCACCAACTCCGGAAGAATCACTGTTCATAGTTGGAGGCACTTCAACATGTTATCTGTATGCCACAACTAGGATGAAAACAATTCCGGGGGTCTGGGGTCCCTTCACTGATATCTTGGACAATTCCAATACCTACGCAGTCTATGAAGGCGGCCAGTCGTGTACAGGTAAATTGATTGAACACCTACTTCAAACTCATCCAGCCTCGTCATCCATAGCAAAGGATGATTGGCCTTTACTTCTAGAGAagattgaacaagaaattaGCGCCATAGAGGAACAAACTGGTAGATCGATTCATTTCAAGACAAAACATATGTTTTTCTATGGGGACTTTCAAGGTAACAGAACTCCATACGCTGATCCAGAAATGTCAGGTATGACTATTGGAGAAACAACTGACGTCTCATTTAACAATCTGATCCTTAGATACATCTGCATTTTAGAGTTTCTGGCATTTCAGATCAAGTACATGATTAGCATATTTAATAAAGCTCAAGGCCAGGACAAGATCACAGAAATAAGAATATGCGGAAGCCAAGCTAAGAACAAACGTCTTCTTTCCTTGATTTCTCTTTTACACGAAGGTGGGACAATTAAGCTACCAAAGACAGATGTCGAACTGAGTGGGGTATCGGGTGCTTTCCTACTGGGAAAGTCTGCACTTCTCAACAAGTCGCCCCTAGACttaattcaagaaaaagatgatcagAAGCAGGTTGATATCTTTGAGACACCTTCGTCAATCAATCAACCGCTCTCAATGCTTCTTGAGGCTAAATATGAAATACACCTCGACATGGCAAAACAGCAACTAATATATCGGGAAATGATAAATAAAATTCCAGAAATATCAGAGCATTAA
- the TDEL0C05870 gene encoding uncharacterized protein (similar to Saccharomyces cerevisiae YJR098C; ancestral locus Anc_1.114) yields MIDSYENQSSSLRSPEESIRSTVSEDVDSDLNKDTDTSSVKISNRTNKAHQRRSIHGNDPNEIIGGTNVLFSSPTNESLTGNTSTCESDLNDNDSDKEDSTPSYIINDSNNERTSWSTDELKKEHKNKSTHKIFTFSLPFGGTSMFPSLTLPSIVSSIIPGDTEDDDYGLDKHKIKEKLKRSDSITSVEEMALFSDTKGIDNVRARAFKKTFELESLKHTLNNIRSSPGDSTYDGYETERLESIWNELEGDILIMGGYRGSILRDTATNRRVWIPIKAGLNFRKVDLLIGPTDEDEREAQKKIRPDKMLSHIGPVDISKRLIKKLRSNPNVNLINYGYDWRLSLDIAAEQLQQKLQERYDAQKVKKGTFIIAHSMGGLIAHKVLQDNTNLIRGIIYVGAPSECSNILGPLKFGDEVLMNKTILSKEANFFMRSSFYFLPTSGSCFVNKKTYRKYKLDFFDPKLWVKLGLSPVVDEDRKKLEEQKEEEQHNHQSLKEDEQKMAKTEDKEYAPQPGISTEVKDLLAMINPISMIRSLSGSNPSSSSNNNSRLKMLDPTPLLSKLSFTTSEVMGLKEGKQCQEEEQDLQFVTPYDQCIDYLKRTLKRAKHFLESLEHIPGKNYPPLVMVYSKAVPTVRGVKINGLEDIKLGNYDDFYYGPGDGVVHHKWLLPERKGFPVAAKINSNCGHVSLLSDLDSMAKAFISITDARKKLNTTSSCK; encoded by the coding sequence ATGATTGATAGTTACGAGAACCAATCTAGTAGTCTTCGGTCACCTGAAGAGTCAATAAGGTCTACAGTGAGCGAAGATGTTGACTCGGACTTAAATAAAGATACGGATACCTCATCGGTCAAGATATCAAACAGAACAAATAAGGCCCATCAACGACGGAGTATACATGGAAATGATCCAAACGAAATCATAGGAGGGACAAATGTTTTATTTTCAAGTCCCACAAATGAATCACTGACGGGAAATACTTCGACTTGTGAATCAGACTTGAATGATAATGATTCCGATAAAGAAGACTCGACTCCAAGCTATATAATCAATGATTCCAACAACGAACGTACCAGTTGGTCGACAGATGAACTAAAAAAAGAGCacaagaacaaatcgaCACATAAGATTTTCACATTTTCATTGCCATTTGGTGGGACGTCTATGTTCCCATCGTTGACACTACCAAGCATAGTCAGCTCAATAATTCCTGGGGATACAGAGGACGATGATTATGGCCTTGATAAACACaagattaaagaaaaattaAAACGATCAGATTCCATTACTTCAGTTGAGGAGATGGCGCTCTTCAGTGATACAAAAGGAATTGACAACGTGAGAGCAAgagctttcaaaaaaacTTTCGAGCTGGAATCACTGAAACACACTCTGAACAACATAAGGTCCTCACCAGGGGATAGCACTTATGATGGTTACGAGACTGAACGACTGGAATCGATATGGAACGAATTGGAAGGAGATATCCTGATAATGGGAGGATATAGAGGAAGTATTTTAAGAGACACCGCTACCAATAGAAGAGTTTGGATACCAATAAAAGCCGGTCTTAATTTCAGGAAAGTTGATTTATTGATAGGACCAactgatgaggatgaacGTGAAGCACAGAAAAAAATACGACCAGATAAAATGCTATCGCATATAGGGCCAGTTGACATATCAAAAAGGCTAATTAAAAAGCTGAGGTCGAACCCTAACGTTAATTTAATAAACTACGGATACGATTGGCGGCTGTCGTTAGACATCGCAGCAGaacaacttcaacaaaaACTACAGGAAAGGTACGATGCCCAAAAAGTTAAGAAAGGAACTTTCATCATTGCTCATTCTATGGGTGGTCTTATCGCTCACAAAGTTTTGCAGGATAACACAAACCTGATTAGAGGTATTATTTACGTCGGAGCACCAAGCGAGTGTTCAAATATTCTGGGGCCTCTAAAGTTTGGTGACGAAgtattgatgaacaaaacTATACTAAGCAAAGAAGCTAATTTTTTCATGAGATCAAGCTTTTATTTCTTGCCTACATCAGGCTCCTGCTTTGTGAATAAGAAAACTTACAGAAAGTACAAATTGGACTTTTTCGATCCTAAATTATGGGTAAAGTTGGGATTATCGCcagttgttgatgaagatagGAAAAAATTAGAGGAAcaaaaggaagaggagCAGCATAACCATCAGTCGCTCAAAGAGGATGAGCAAAAGATGGCGAAGACAGAAGACAAAGAGTATGCTCCACAGCCCGGAATATCAACAGAAGTTAAGGATTTATTAGCTATGATAAACCCTATTAGTATGATAAGATCTTTATCGGGCTCAAAtccttcatcctcgtcGAACAATAATAGCCGTCTCAAAATGTTAGACCCCACGCCTTTATTATCCAAACTGTCTTTTACCACAAGTGAAGTAATGGGCCTTAAGGAAGGAAAGCAAtgtcaagaagaggagCAGGACTTACAATTCGTGACACCCTACGACCAGTGTATCGACTATTTAAagagaactttgaaaaggGCAAAGCACTTTTTAGAGAGTTTAGAACACATTCCAGGCAAGAACTACCCGCCATTAGTAATGGTATACAGTAAAGCAGTGCCAACTGTTCGAGGTGTTAAGATAAACGGCTTAGAAGATATTAAACTGGGAAATTATGACGATTTCTACTACGGTCCAGGAGACGGAGTAGTTCATCACAAATGGCTGTTACCAGAAAGAAAGGGATTCCCTGTAGCAGCGAAAATTAATTCCAATTGTGGCCATGTTAGTTTGCTTTCTGATCTAGATTCCATGGCTAAGGCATTCATTTCAATAACAGACGCAAGAAAAAAACTCAATACAACATCATCATGTAAATAG
- the JJJ3 gene encoding Jjj3p (similar to Saccharomyces cerevisiae JJJ3 (YJR097W); ancestral locus Anc_1.113), which produces MISSHYETLGLNSDCSLEEIKKAYKEKLLSSHPDKIGDESSSVEVNKIQEAYKVLCDVNLREKYDESLKKQYKHQGFLGSGDGLDDYSLDEFYFNPAIMEYCMDCPRCHGKDGFHFSEETLEEHAQEKSKDGFQVFAQCSACSLWLKVNFDLAEEYEQV; this is translated from the coding sequence ATGATATCTTCACATTACGAAACTCTCGGGCTGAATAGCGATTGTTCTTTAGaggagatcaagaaagcttaCAAGGAAAAGTTACTCAGTAGTCATCCCGACAAAATTGGTGATGAGTCTTCGAGCGTTGAGGTAAATAAGATCCAGGAGGCATACAAAGTATTGTGCGATGTTAACTTACGTGAAAAATATGATGAATCGTTAAAGAAGCAGTATAAGCATCAGGGGTTTCTTGGTAGTGGAGACGGGCTAGATGATTATTCCTTGGATGAGTTTTATTTTAATCCTGCAATAATGGAGTATTGTATGGATTGCCCAAGGTGTCACGGGAAGGATGGATTTCATTTTAGTGAAGAAACTCTAGAGGAACACGCACAGGAAAAATCCAAGGATGGGTTTCAGGTGTTTGCTCAATGTTCTGCCTGTAGTCTGTGGCTTAAAGTTAATTTTGATCTGGCTGAGGAGTATGAACAAGTTTAG